The following DNA comes from Hoplias malabaricus isolate fHopMal1 unplaced genomic scaffold, fHopMal1.hap1 scaffold_382, whole genome shotgun sequence.
TGCTCAGGATGCGCGAAACTTCAGAGTTTTGCAAGAGTATAAATGGAACGAATCAATCTCAGCTGCAGCAGGAACAACCCTCAATGAGGCAAAAATGAACAAGCCACAAATTTTGCCATTCACTGAAGATGTGAAGAcgttgcattcttttttaaaaacagagatgGAGAAATATAAGAATGCTCTGAAGGAAAATTCTGATGTCAAAAGCTATGCAAGCTTATGCAAACTGACACTTACCAGAGTCATACTTTTTAACAGAAGGAGGGGTGGAGAAACAGCAAGGTTGAAACTAGAGTCCTATGTTTCAAGAGAACAGTCACCAATTCACGAAGACCTGGCAACTGGGCTTAGCGATTTTGAAAAGagtctctgtaaacattttcaaAGGGTGGAAATTCGTGGAAAGAGGGGCAGGATGGTGCCGGTACTGTTGACACCAGAGATGGTCAGTTGCATGGATCTCCTCATTGAGAAAAGAAGAATTTGTCAGGTACCAAGTGAGAATGTACACCTTTTTGCACGTCCAAATGCTCTCTCATCTTATCGTGGATCGGATGCTTTGCGTGAGTATGCAGAAGCCTGTGGTGCAAGAAATCCAACAGCTCTTTCATCAACAAAGTTACGTAAACAGATTGCAACTTTGTCAACAGTgttaaatttaaaagaaaatgaaatggatCAGCTTGCCAACTTTTTGGGTCATGACATTAGGATTCATCGTCAATACTACCGTCTGCCTGAAAGTACTTTGCAACTTGCTAAAATGAGCAAGCTTCTTATCGCAATGGAGAGAGGGGCACTGTCAGAAATCCAGGGTGTTCAGCTGGATGACATCGTAATTGATCCAAAAGGTAGAGGAacataaaatttatttataaaactagtATTTAGGAAGTGCAGTAAGATCAGGTCCAGTGGGTCATTTAATGTGATGATAATTTGgcaaagtgaaatgtttttgaTACTCCTGTATTTTGCAAGATCATTTTCACTAACCAGTTCTATACGTGATTAGATGAAATTGAAGACACTGATGCTAATACGTCAAGTGATGAGGCAGAGATAGAAGACCTTCCGGAAAGCCAGAGCCCAAGAGCTCCTCAGCCATCAACTTTAGAAAATCCACGCACCTCAGATCCAAATGGTAAGCTTAGGTTAACAAGTTGTATATTTGATAGCTGAGGCCAAAATTATATATTCAGTCTtgagtgactttttttttttttttgtctgatctTTTTGTTTAACATATCTTCTTCCTCTCTGCCTGGTAAAGCACTCTGATGTGGTTGTTGCGTTCATACCTATTTTGACATTTCCAGATTAGTGTTTTTGGAGTAGGCTGTTTCATTGTGCTTGTGCATTGATCAGAATTATAGATTATATTGCACCATGAATTAAAttggttttaacattaaaaaaagtataTGGTGTAACGCATTTGGCCAAATATAATGTATACTATAGTATGTGGCTTGCAGTTTTAGGATGGCTTTGAAATAGTCTTATTTTGTACAAGCACTATATTTAAAAGTTGTAGGCTGGTGATTTACATTAGTGTaaattgtatgtatttattttgtatttagatCAGCATAACAGAAAAGGAGAAAAGCAGAAAATCTCAGAATCCTTTTCTGACCAAAGTCATCTACAAGAACCAAGTTCAACACAAAGCAATGGTAAGGGAAAACAATCTTGCAATTTTATTTCTATGGCACATAGACCAACTGGTCACTTCATTGTCCTCCAGTTTTCTACACTCTGCCCATTCacccagttccactgaccacacagtagcactttgtagttcttcagttattctgaatattttttacccccctgtccctcagcgctcaggacccccacagagcaggtgtgatgtggtggtggatcattctcagtgctgcagtgacactgacgtggtggtggtgtgttagtgtgtgttgtgctggtacactgaacaaaaaaaaatgtagtgacTCTGActttaaagaagcaatctgtaatacgGACACgaagcatttaaataaaaactataatACAGTGGGGAgagctcctccccctcctcttcaGACGTGAAGTTCGAGcagttgccagtttgaggaaaactgaacgaacaagcaagagacaagaagagtgtgccataatcaacatatttacacagaaaagtgttcatcgaTTCACTATAACATCTATATCTACGCAAAATAAGTGAACGTGGCCGTGATTTCCCTCCATTATACACATTTACTTatctgtccaaatccacctgaaatatttcCACTAGACatggctggtgttacttatcaactttcctttccaccataaatgttgtttaggaggcagatcttatccacaatttttgtagtcaaacattttgttccaccttacatGTGTCGGTTTATGAGTCATATTGGCGTTATTCGCCAGGTTCTTGaattctgtttcaccttaaaagccGAAACTAGCGCTATAGCTTTTAAGctttttgaagcaactgttattccactttatctgtttaaagcaaacaaaccgtgtgatgtcactaaacatttacctacTTAAGGGGAGGGCAAAAATATAAAGAGCCACCAccattttccctgcatttacaagaaaGTAATATCTACACCACATTAAaatttagactagacaaggctggtgttattttcccttcaaccGTAATCATCAGTTTAAAAGGCAGATCCTTGCATCctattcacaatttttgtatttaagcgtttagttccaccttaaatgggtctgtTTAAGAGTCTCCAGCTACTTATTGAATATTCATTTCCATCTTAAACAGCTatgcgaagctaaagctagcgctaGGTTTATAAActaaacttgttttgaaacacttaTTCCCGtcttatccatttaaaacacacaaccaagtagagctgggcgatatggccaaaaaAAATTTCATGAAAGAGTTTTCTATATTGATCAATCTCTATTTATTGTGATATTAACATTGTCACACTGTGACAAGGACATCCTTCTAAAATATAGACTGAATGCACCAATTGTTCATTACTATACAACATATATATGCACATATAGTATTCACATTACTCAAATTCACAAGGAAAGATTTCACTGGAACAATAACATTTCCTTACCACATAAATGTAATGATGTCTTTGTCGTGTTATTGAAACATTCTTATGGCATTACCTCCTCAAGCGTTTAAAGAAGcaaaaagagtaaaaagatGAATTAacaagaattaaaaataataaataaataaatgaatgaacactccCAAGTGCTCAGCTATAATCATACTGCACGTAACCCATTAGAAGGCTTAGAACAGTGCTAGTAACAGTGGGAAAGCTAGAACAttttcagtttcacacattcattcgtTCACTGCCTTTAACCTCGTATAcagttcagggacgcggtgggtccggagcatacccAGGCGAGAGAATTCCATCCTTGgggaatttttatttaaaattattttaattatttattaataattatttattttaaatttagccTAATCTATACCAGCGGAGCCAGTAAAAAATTTGCgagcagagaaaataattttgtgtgaGGAAAACCACGTCAGGCAACGAACAGTGCTCTTGCAAACCGGAAAACATTTCCTATTATATtcatcattacacacagactgatatttcaagtgtttatttcttttaatttgatgattataactgacaactaatgaaaacctcaaattcagtttctcagaaaattagaatattgtgaaaaggttcaatattgaacctgctgccacactctaatcagctaattaactcaaaacacctgcaaaggcctttaaatggtctctcagtctagttctgtaggctacacactcATGttgaagactgctgacttgacagatgtccaaaagacgaccactgacaccttacacaaacagaggaagacacaaaaggtcattgctaaagaggctggctgttcacagagctctgtgtccaagctcattaatagagaggcgaagggaaggaaaagatgtggcagaagaaagtgtacaagcaatagggataaccgcaccctggagagggttgtgaaacaaaaccctttcaaaaatgtggggagagtcacaaagactggactgcagttggagtcagtgcttcaagaaccaccacacagacatatgcaagacatgagtttcagctgtcgcattccttgtgtgaagccactcttgaacaagacacttgtcagaagtgtctcgcccctgggctaaagacacaaaggactggactgctgctgagtggtccacagtaatgttctctgatgaaagtaaattttgcattttctttggaaatcaaggtctggaggaagagaggagaggcacagaatccacgttgcttgaggtccagtgtaaagtttccacagtcagtgatggtgtggggtgccatgtcatctgctggtgttggtccactgtgttttctgaggtccaaggtcaacgcagccgtctaccagggaatttcagcacttcatgcttcctgctgctgaccaactttatggagatgcagttttcattttcaaaaaggacttggcacctgcacacagtgccaaagctaccagtacctggtttaaggaccatggtctccctgttcttaattggtctgaaaactcacctgaccttaaccacatagaaaatctatggggtattgtgaagaggaagatgcagtacaccagacccaacaatgcagaagagctgaagaccactatcagagcagcctgggctctcatataacacctgagcagtgccacagactgattgactccatgcccctctaatattaatttgtttttatgtacattttgtgttttgtgactCAGATCTCATTTCTGTCAACAGacattccacaaagcaggaagaAGTGGTCAGATGATGAGGTACATGCTGTTGAGAAACACCTAATGCATTGTATAAAGAGTGGCCGAGTCCCTGGTAAGAAAGACTGTCTCTCATGCTTGCTGTCTGAACCTGATGCTCTCAGAAACCGTGACTGGGTGGCCATCAAGTACTATGTGAAGAACAGAATAGTGGCACTCAAAAGAAAACTGTGTGGGTAAAATACTGACTTTGTAAGCTGACAAATGTATGAATGTAACGAAGGAGACGttgtcatttcatttatttttttattctgacaTATCAGATGTGTTctatgcagttttttttaagttggtAAAGTTCAGCCAGCAATATTCTTAAACCTTCTTTGTTCAGTATATAACCGTCATTGAATACTTACACTGTTCACCATTCACCAGTATgctatttgttattttaattgtttgagaGAGAAAATTTGCAGTGGATTGAgccatgtattattttttttaggcTCGTTATTAATACAATATATTATTGGCTGAAGGATaatataaaagtaaatgtaaaaaatataaaataataataataataaaatataaaaaaatagatgctttattattgttatagctattgttattaataacatAATTGTAATAACACAATGCAAAGTTCCAAGTGAATACATTGTAATTGTCCAAAAAAATGCCCCATGCATTCACTTTAGAAGAGATGGATAAAATCCTTCTTTGgatcatgtaaaatattttattccattttgtagtatttttatttGCTCATTCATCAGGAAATTttagtgtgaaggacagcttccagatgtaaaaaactaaacatccacCAAAATGTAGATGCATGTGATCTATAGAATCTGCTGTAAAACTGTGGCACTTTGTTTTATACCTTGTGTTGgaaattcaaataaatgttttttttttgataatatgTCTGATTAGTTTAACTGTACACTACATGTACAGTTAGAATAAATCATttcaatattttagaatattgaacTACTAagattataaaaaaattaagaacatGCCCATACATCACCTTGAAAGCTATGATACACCCTATAATTGTTGTGTCCTTGATTTGCAGTAGTCCATGTGTAAAATAAGTCCCAACTTTTAACATGTCCCCATTATGTTGGTAGTAGCAGACTTgaaagtgtgtgtattgtatgtcCTGGAAGTTCACATAAACCCGAAAGTGTCCCATAATTTCACATAAACCAGAAAAATaggaacttttttaaaaaagaacatacAGAAAAAATCAACAGATAAACATCATATGGGAATTATATGAAACACAAAAATAGGTTTCATTTGTTTCTGGAACCTCCAGAAAGGGATGTCCCCATTTGTAGGTAGTTTGTCTGGTGTCCTGAAATTACACAAAAacgcgtatgtgtgtgtctgtgtgtgtgtgtgtgtctgtctactAACCTAGAAGAAATAAAGCACACAATACAcaatgtgtccaaatgtttgtagacagtccttataattaatgaatgaccATGGTTTACTTGGCTAGCGGTCGTACATTTTCCTGATAAGTGTATCAAGATATTAAACACCActaggatgtgtgtgtgtgtgtgtgtgtgtgtgtgtgtgtgtgcatgtgtgtgtattgcatgTCTCCTGTCAGGAAAGTCATGAGCATTTGTCAGGTTAGCCATCAGAACAAGTACAGAATTACTCAATATATGTGaacatttctttctctttctctgtctctctctaactctctctctctctctctctctctgtgtgtgtgtgtgtgtgtgtgttttctgctctGATGGATCCTTTATAGCACTTATGCACGGATGGTGCCTGATGCATTTGTGTGTCGTCTTGAGCAGTGAACTGAGAGAGATTATCTGTCATTACTCTTCcattcccactctctctctctctctctctctctctctctctcacacacacacgcacacacacacacacacagctctaaaaCAGGTGGTCTGAATTCAGGCTATTTTTGGACACACCATTGAACGGAGAAGATTGTAGTAAGCTGGTTTTAATTCTaatctttttaaataattactaTAAAAGTAATTAAACTCACTTCGAATTTCTGCAAAACAGAGTATTACAACAATGACAACACCACCTACAACAATATCTAATAAAGTTTAGTCTGTTGTTCTCTGTTTAGTACCTGGAAGTACAATAAAAGGAATATTGAATGTCCTTTTCACAGGGGCATCCTACTGGTCTGCTCAAGCACCCTGGACTCAGAAGAGCTCCTGAAACTCGGAAATTCAAAAGGTGGGAACCTCTGGCGAGGGCTAGCTCCgacctggaggaacagggcaGCCTTGCACGTCCACGCTGGAGCGCCCCCTCCTCAGACTTTCCCACCTTTCGAGTTTCTAACATTCAGGAGTTCCTCGAAGTTCAGCGGACTGGGTCgttgttagcacaagcagagcaaTGCTACCCCGTGACCGCCCTGTCTACATTCAATAATATCCAGAGGcagtgtgtatctgtctgttcGGTTTAAATCCGATTGTTTACACACCCCTTTGCTGGTCTTTGAACTAAACTAACACTCTGCCTGGATTTGCATTGATGCACTGTGCTGATGTGATTTGACTTTGAGAAGTGAGCTGTGGCCTTCTGGAATGTGTCTGAGGATGATGGAGCAGATAAACTGAGCGGGCTTCGGTAAATATTTAACCACTTTCCTGCTTTGTACCGTTGGAGTCAATCGCTGACCTCCATTATGTTTGATATCAAAGTCAATGTTACTGCGAGGGGTCAGCTTTCACAGCTGGAGGTTGGTGGTGTCTCTATTACCAGATTAGATCTGAAATGTCTTGAGTTTGAACGGCATGAACTTAATGTAGTTTGGTGTTGAGGTAAATCTGAGTGGTCAGAGGAATGCCAGAGGGAAGCCTTGATTAAACTTTGTTCTGATATTCTCGATCTCAAAGTACTACAGAGGGTTTCTGCTGGAGTTTaacatttacacaaaaaaaCGTTTAATTTTCAAAAGTGCTACATAAATGAATTTTTAAGATTTCAGCAAATAATTCAGAGATTTGATGTGGAATTGTTCAGGAAACTAGAttccaaaatagtaacattttacaggagaaggaaaaaacgtTCTTAaccttcaatggaagtcaatgtaaaaacatttaattgctagtaattttggagcatttttattggtccatccCTCATGATGTAggaaactaaaaatcaacataaattgagatcagttttttttttatcggaCAGTGGTTAATAAACATGATTCTGCTCcggtgtttttttattgttctgttAATATTATTGGCTCTGGAAGGACAGGGAAACGGACAAGAGTTTGGACAGGATTTGGTCAGAGACTGAAATaatagtaaacaaacaaacaaagctttTTGGGCAAAAGCATgtaagtacattcattcattcattcattatctgtgagcacttatccaattcagggtcacggtgggtccagagcctacctggaatcattgggcgcaagacgggaatacaccctggagggggcgccagtccttcacagggcaacacacactcacacacacacacacacacacagctacggacacttttgagtcaccaatccacctacaacgtgtgtttttggactgtgggaggaaaccggagcacccggaggaaacccaggcggacacagggagaacacaccacactcctcacagacagtcacccggaggaaacccacgcggacacagggagaacataccacactcctcacagacagtcacccggaggaaacccacgcagacacagagagaacataccacactcctcacagacagtcacccagagaaaacccacgcggacacagggagaacacaccacactcctcacagacagtcacccggagaaaacccacgcggacacagggagaacataccacactcctcacagacagtcacccggagaaaacccacgcagacacagggagaacacaccacactcctcacagacagtcacccagagaaaacc
Coding sequences within:
- the LOC136684603 gene encoding uncharacterized protein, producing MDDSSDYSQYTDSDDDYDPHVDGDLSEASSCSTSDSQSHVSHKKLKRNKEKVNINNSDLKMKLSKPHNRTQSEVSNARNNVSTSNLISLTETENKSSVHVASMPSSNTGWRYKKQQYCLYCEKPFSKISRHLQYVHRNESDVAKAFSFDKKSKERRVRLRLLISRGNFVHNAVVSSEGKGDLVACRRPKKPAFTHDFTHCIHCQGLYARKSLWRHIRNCPQNSSINESSTGKKHVQSLSYMAFAPSPDLSKGFWKTVVCQMKHDQISDLIRKDKYILLLGEQMFNKLNPSSTKNDYIRQKMREVGRLLFEARTMTPMKCMEDFVLPSNFPHVIKAVRSVAGHCEETNTYKTPSLALKLGHSLAKIATSVECNAIMVGQEQLAQDARNFRVLQEYKWNESISAAAGTTLNEAKMNKPQILPFTEDVKTLHSFLKTEMEKYKNALKENSDVKSYASLCKLTLTRVILFNRRRGGETARLKLESYVSREQSPIHEDLATGLSDFEKSLCKHFQRVEIRGKRGRMVPVLLTPEMVSCMDLLIEKRRICQVPSENVHLFARPNALSSYRGSDALREYAEACGARNPTALSSTKLRKQIATLSTVLNLKENEMDQLANFLGHDIRIHRQYYRLPESTLQLAKMSKLLIAMERGALSEIQGVQLDDIVIDPKDEIEDTDANTSSDEAEIEDLPESQSPRAPQPSTLENPRTSDPNDQHNRKGEKQKISESFSDQSHLQEPSSTQSNDIPQSRKKWSDDEVHAVEKHLMHCIKSGRVPGKKDCLSCLLSEPDALRNRDWVAIKYYVKNRIVALKRKLCG